One segment of Oscillospiraceae bacterium MB08-C2-2 DNA contains the following:
- a CDS encoding flagellin, with amino-acid sequence MRIQTNIMALNAYRNFGINAQMASKSLRRLSSGYRINSAADDAAGLAISEKMRGQIRGLEMAVTNTQNAVSLLQTAEGGLNEVHTMLTRMKELAVQSANGTYDNEVDRQALNLEYQALKDEINRVSSYTNYNGMKLLDGSLGGKKGANGMQELGITGISLGGTQEYSGSLHLNLTKNEDNTFTLALRAEDKVYTKKLTDMSDAVITLEDMTIITLTGTFADLKDGVISSITVKEQQLVTDKAVSRASSSRGIAFQIGANGSEDNRVYAAVDDTSAYMMGLGDTDILNPENARKAVDLVDGATNIVSRSRARLGAMQNRLEHTLNNLGTQIENLTAAESRIRDVDMAKEMMAYTKYNILMQAAQAMMSQAMNLPKQLLAMLQNL; translated from the coding sequence ATGCGCATTCAAACCAATATTATGGCGCTGAACGCCTATCGGAATTTTGGCATAAACGCACAAATGGCTTCCAAAAGTCTGCGCCGCCTTTCCTCCGGCTATCGCATCAACAGTGCCGCCGATGATGCGGCGGGGCTGGCTATTTCAGAAAAAATGCGTGGCCAGATTCGAGGGCTGGAAATGGCAGTCACGAACACTCAAAACGCTGTCTCACTGCTGCAAACAGCAGAGGGCGGCCTGAACGAGGTGCACACCATGCTCACCCGCATGAAGGAGCTGGCTGTGCAATCCGCCAACGGTACCTATGACAATGAGGTGGATCGTCAGGCCCTGAATCTTGAATACCAAGCTCTCAAGGATGAAATCAACCGGGTTTCTTCCTACACCAACTACAACGGCATGAAGCTGTTGGATGGGAGCCTTGGCGGAAAAAAGGGTGCCAATGGCATGCAGGAACTGGGTATAACCGGTATTTCTCTGGGCGGCACACAGGAATACAGCGGTTCCCTGCATCTGAACCTGACTAAAAATGAAGATAACACCTTTACCCTGGCTCTGCGTGCAGAGGATAAGGTTTACACCAAAAAGCTTACCGATATGTCGGACGCTGTGATCACCTTAGAGGATATGACCATCATTACCCTGACCGGCACCTTTGCTGATTTAAAGGATGGGGTTATCAGCTCGATAACGGTAAAGGAGCAGCAGCTTGTGACCGACAAAGCCGTGAGCCGGGCTTCTTCCAGCCGGGGAATCGCTTTCCAGATTGGGGCCAACGGCAGTGAGGATAACCGGGTTTATGCCGCTGTGGATGATACCTCCGCCTATATGATGGGGCTTGGGGATACCGATATCCTCAACCCGGAAAATGCCCGCAAGGCTGTGGATTTGGTGGATGGTGCCACCAATATTGTTTCCCGCTCCCGGGCCCGTTTGGGCGCTATGCAGAACCGCTTGGAGCATACCCTGAACAATCTGGGAACCCAAATTGAGAATCTCACTGCTGCCGAGAGCCGCATTCGGGATGTGGATATGGCCAAGGAAATGATGGCCTATACCAAATACAATATTCTCATGCAGGCCGCGCAGGCCATGATGTCTCAGGCTATGAACCTGCCCAAGCAGCTGCTGGCCATGCTACAGAATTTATAA
- a CDS encoding class I SAM-dependent methyltransferase has translation MKLSVKLSGVQETMLIPMYARAVESQKENHNFYDQYAIEMTKKLDYDFSKFDKGKLSLWGCAARTIILDQEVNAFIKQHPNCTCINLGCGLDTRFHRVDNGSIRWYNVDFQSTADLRAQLLPTVERETMIACSALESDWVREIAKGGETLIIMEGLIMYFSEDEIKGLMGMIRDAFPGCTLLIELISAFSLKNQKKHDALKKTSAVFQWGVKEAEELVTLCPYTRLKNQWNYTPVMKRFSPLFITLISPMLANANNRIAKYEIPAAS, from the coding sequence ATGAAGCTTAGTGTCAAATTATCAGGTGTGCAGGAGACCATGCTTATTCCCATGTATGCCAGAGCAGTGGAGAGCCAGAAAGAAAATCACAATTTTTATGATCAATATGCCATTGAAATGACGAAAAAGCTGGATTATGATTTCTCCAAATTCGATAAAGGCAAATTGAGCTTATGGGGATGCGCCGCCAGAACCATTATTTTGGATCAGGAAGTAAACGCCTTCATTAAACAGCACCCCAATTGCACCTGCATCAATTTGGGCTGTGGATTGGATACTCGATTTCATCGAGTGGATAACGGCAGCATTCGCTGGTATAACGTTGATTTCCAGTCGACTGCTGATTTAAGAGCACAGCTATTGCCCACTGTAGAGCGAGAGACCATGATTGCTTGTTCTGCACTGGAAAGCGACTGGGTCAGAGAAATAGCCAAAGGCGGCGAAACCCTCATCATTATGGAAGGTTTGATTATGTATTTTTCAGAGGATGAAATTAAAGGGTTGATGGGTATGATCCGAGATGCTTTTCCGGGATGCACGCTCCTGATTGAGTTGATCTCGGCCTTTTCATTGAAGAATCAGAAAAAGCACGATGCTCTTAAAAAGACGAGCGCTGTGTTTCAGTGGGGTGTTAAAGAAGCGGAAGAGCTTGTCACCCTGTGTCCATACACTAGGCTCAAGAACCAATGGAACTATACCCCTGTGATGAAACGGTTTTCGCCTCTTTTCATTACACTTATTTCTCCGATGCTGGCCAATGCAAACAACAGAATTGCAAAATATGAAATTCCTGCGGCATCCTAG
- a CDS encoding class I SAM-dependent methyltransferase: MVKGRVIETNEGIQNEITVEVFDLFARGMRDKGWNGVDGIIASGIKGGDVLEIGPGPGYVGLELAKRLNLSSLTGCEISPAMIRIAEKNAAEYGIPVHYVLGNCMEIPFEDESFDAVVSNGSLHEWENPLCVFHEIFRVLRPGGRYCITDLRRDVHLLKKALVYLSTQPKEIRPGLVTSLNAAYTVSEITELLRQSDLHGAAVTADFFGLCIAGDK; encoded by the coding sequence ATGGTTAAGGGTAGAGTGATTGAAACCAACGAGGGCATTCAAAATGAAATTACCGTAGAGGTTTTCGACCTTTTTGCCCGGGGTATGCGCGATAAGGGCTGGAACGGGGTAGATGGCATCATCGCTTCCGGAATCAAGGGGGGCGATGTGCTGGAGATTGGCCCCGGACCCGGTTATGTAGGCTTGGAACTGGCAAAGAGGCTGAATCTATCCTCTCTTACCGGCTGTGAAATCAGCCCTGCTATGATTCGAATTGCCGAGAAGAACGCCGCTGAATATGGCATTCCCGTCCACTATGTTTTGGGAAACTGCATGGAAATACCCTTTGAAGACGAGAGCTTTGACGCAGTCGTTTCCAACGGCTCTCTGCACGAATGGGAGAATCCCCTTTGTGTCTTTCATGAAATTTTCCGCGTCCTGCGCCCTGGCGGCCGGTACTGCATCACCGACTTGAGACGTGACGTTCATTTATTAAAAAAGGCGCTTGTGTATTTGTCCACCCAGCCGAAGGAAATACGTCCCGGACTTGTTACTTCCTTAAACGCAGCCTACACTGTCTCCGAAATCACTGAGCTTCTGCGTCAATCCGATCTTCATGGAGCAGCGGTCACCGCCGATTTCTTTGGACTTTGCATTGCCGGAGATAAATAA
- a CDS encoding PadR family transcriptional regulator → MIPLYILGLLLRFGPQHGYQIKKLIEEQLEDFTQVKLPTIYYHLDKMEASGLITAQRDKQGARPEKTVYQVSSAGTDKFHELLLQTLQIEYRPTFDIDGTLYFSDALENGALADSLSRHAANLKQILFKLKMHREETLNHIPKRYQTSANIIFQHHIQHYEAELAWAVQSLNQLKEDDANG, encoded by the coding sequence ATGATTCCACTTTATATCCTTGGGCTTCTTTTACGCTTCGGCCCCCAGCATGGCTATCAGATTAAAAAGCTAATAGAAGAGCAGTTGGAGGACTTTACTCAGGTTAAGCTGCCCACGATCTATTATCATCTGGATAAAATGGAGGCTTCGGGCCTCATCACTGCCCAACGCGACAAGCAGGGGGCGCGTCCGGAGAAAACTGTGTATCAGGTGAGTAGCGCAGGCACGGATAAATTTCACGAGCTGCTTTTGCAGACCCTGCAAATTGAATACCGCCCCACCTTTGACATTGATGGCACACTGTATTTTTCAGACGCTTTGGAGAATGGAGCACTTGCGGACAGCCTGAGCCGCCATGCTGCAAATTTAAAGCAAATTTTATTCAAACTGAAAATGCATCGAGAAGAAACTTTAAACCATATTCCCAAAAGATATCAAACCTCTGCTAACATTATTTTTCAGCACCATATTCAGCATTATGAGGCTGAACTCGCGTGGGCGGTGCAATCTCTAAATCAATTAAAGGAGGATGATGCAAATGGTTAA
- a CDS encoding CocE/NonD family hydrolase — protein sequence MTKKSIKMIAGMIIFILVCIVVIIQQNTFDMKVTSVQIPTSKGVLNGSIVLPKEMKERVGLVVFIHGDGPANASYNSQYNPLWEELASLGYASLSWSKPGIDGSSGNWLAQSMEDRASEALEVINWARTLPEINLEKIGLWGSSQAGWVIPKINREDKNIAFNILVAPAINWVDQGLYNTLAEMKREGKSLKDQEQAKEEFLWSISMLDKNATYEEYHNNQNADKSITKERWNFISKNYKSDATEDIQYFYSPVKLFLGGKDIHVDSNDTKRVYKNEVSEEFLSVTWISSTDHYMLRPYLVNSKLFTTLTGLFAPRQLADREYYAGIKEFLQLIDDTH from the coding sequence ATGACGAAAAAATCAATTAAAATGATTGCAGGCATGATCATTTTTATTCTTGTCTGCATAGTCGTTATAATACAGCAAAATACTTTTGATATGAAAGTTACTTCTGTTCAAATACCAACTTCCAAAGGTGTACTAAATGGGAGTATCGTATTGCCAAAAGAAATGAAAGAAAGGGTTGGCCTAGTTGTTTTCATTCATGGTGATGGACCGGCTAATGCCTCTTACAACAGTCAATATAATCCCTTGTGGGAAGAACTGGCTAGTTTGGGCTATGCTTCCCTTTCTTGGAGCAAACCCGGGATTGATGGTTCTTCGGGTAACTGGCTGGCACAATCAATGGAAGATAGAGCATCGGAAGCATTGGAAGTCATCAATTGGGCGAGGACTCTCCCTGAAATCAACTTGGAAAAAATAGGACTGTGGGGTTCCAGCCAAGCCGGTTGGGTTATCCCTAAAATCAATCGTGAGGATAAAAATATTGCATTTAATATACTCGTTGCACCAGCTATCAATTGGGTGGATCAGGGCTTATACAATACTTTGGCCGAAATGAAAAGGGAAGGTAAATCTCTTAAAGATCAGGAGCAAGCAAAAGAAGAGTTTTTATGGAGTATATCGATGCTAGATAAGAATGCAACATATGAAGAATACCATAACAATCAAAATGCAGACAAAAGCATTACAAAAGAACGTTGGAATTTTATATCAAAGAATTACAAATCGGACGCTACGGAAGATATACAGTATTTCTACAGTCCTGTAAAACTATTTTTAGGTGGAAAAGATATTCATGTAGATAGTAATGATACAAAGCGGGTATATAAAAACGAAGTTTCTGAGGAATTTTTAAGCGTCACTTGGATATCTTCAACGGATCATTATATGCTAAGACCTTATTTGGTTAATTCCAAACTATTTACTACGTTAACTGGTTTATTTGCCCCACGACAGCTTGCTGATAGAGAATATTACGCTGGTATTAAAGAGTTTCTGCAATTAATTGATGATACTCACTGA
- a CDS encoding GNAT family N-acetyltransferase, with translation MQVSIEKYQDKDFKEVISLLVSSFKSKFLHRQSLNESEIESILYSTWDIQAEDPGYLHFVAKVNEKIVGVILIRYGPIPKNRKKVPIFNLIRQYGLLNMLLLLFKLSILEIFNFQECYIEHIAVDKSMRGKGIGEQLISYCEELLIKMSYSTLTLAVAADNSAKHLYSRMGFQEIKHNNHCSKKFFIGINQWIFMKKLLI, from the coding sequence ATGCAAGTCAGCATTGAAAAATATCAAGATAAAGATTTTAAAGAAGTTATATCTCTATTAGTCAGTTCTTTTAAGAGTAAATTCTTGCATCGGCAAAGCCTGAATGAAAGTGAGATAGAAAGCATCTTATACTCCACTTGGGATATACAAGCTGAAGACCCCGGCTATTTACACTTTGTTGCAAAAGTGAATGAAAAAATAGTAGGCGTGATACTCATACGATATGGGCCAATACCAAAAAATCGAAAAAAAGTCCCAATTTTCAATCTGATTCGCCAATACGGGCTTTTAAATATGCTCCTACTCCTATTTAAGCTATCCATACTGGAAATTTTCAATTTCCAAGAATGCTATATTGAGCATATCGCTGTGGACAAATCCATGCGTGGAAAGGGCATCGGAGAGCAGCTTATATCCTATTGCGAAGAACTACTAATTAAAATGAGTTACTCTACTTTGACTTTGGCAGTCGCAGCTGATAATTCTGCAAAACATTTGTATAGCAGAATGGGATTTCAAGAGATTAAGCATAATAATCATTGTTCGAAAAAATTTTTTATAGGAATTAATCAATGGATTTTTATGAAAAAGCTTTTAATTTGA
- a CDS encoding MerR family transcriptional regulator: MEKFLRIGQVSNLYGISLDTLRYYDRKNLLKPMVDKQNGYRYYSLEQLDTLEMILVGKHLEIPLEQIKEKIESESIEGYLDMMQEQIQFIEAKKEALTKLVQYTTKMTNMLTHIQNHTNDKTFSTVTLEKNVDVTIFQVDLKNVLNTQTTTMINGIEAFEQWVFYYVNEEGAITENTQVVGLSIHSDIVHANEIYKNLDEATKQDSVSKYYLYGAYRHISFWGNESDLKEYLYLLCMHFKLRETTLNIKFRFALLHKDMKHEYWADIYFPNKTAG; the protein is encoded by the coding sequence ATGGAGAAATTCTTAAGAATCGGGCAAGTAAGTAATTTATACGGAATATCGCTTGATACGTTACGCTATTATGACCGCAAAAACTTATTAAAACCAATGGTTGATAAACAGAATGGATACAGGTACTATTCTTTAGAGCAGCTTGATACATTAGAAATGATTTTGGTTGGAAAACACCTTGAAATACCTTTAGAACAAATCAAGGAAAAGATAGAATCTGAAAGTATAGAAGGCTATCTGGACATGATGCAGGAGCAAATTCAGTTTATAGAAGCCAAGAAAGAGGCACTAACAAAACTTGTCCAATATACCACTAAAATGACAAATATGCTGACACATATACAGAACCACACAAACGACAAAACTTTTTCTACGGTTACTTTAGAAAAAAATGTGGATGTTACCATTTTCCAAGTCGATCTTAAAAATGTTCTGAATACCCAAACAACTACAATGATAAACGGAATAGAAGCCTTTGAACAATGGGTCTTTTATTATGTAAATGAGGAAGGAGCAATTACAGAAAACACCCAAGTTGTAGGTCTCTCCATTCATAGTGACATTGTTCATGCGAATGAAATATATAAAAATCTGGATGAAGCAACAAAGCAGGACAGCGTGTCAAAATATTATTTATACGGTGCTTACAGGCACATTAGCTTTTGGGGAAATGAGTCTGATTTAAAGGAGTATCTATATCTGCTTTGTATGCATTTCAAACTAAGAGAGACTACTCTTAATATCAAATTCAGATTTGCTTTACTTCATAAGGATATGAAACACGAATATTGGGCTGACATCTATTTTCCAAATAAGACAGCTGGTTGA
- the istB gene encoding IS21-like element helper ATPase IstB — translation MSEVLYERLKENLESLKMRNTLEIIDNYLERAIKDELNIVDVLDHIFTEEARSKRQRAYEKQIQMSGFPIKKTLEDFDFSFQPSIDKRQIDELSTMRFVENAENVVFLGPPGVGKTHLANALGMVAAKNRYSTYYINCHTLIEQLKKSHYENRLPDKLRTLIRYKVLIIDEIGYLPMDIQGANLFFQLIAKRYEKASTIFTSNKTFSQWNEVFADVTIASAILDRVLHHCTVINIKGESYRLKERKEYMKQKQQIVNTLFEQNAQ, via the coding sequence ATGAGTGAAGTTTTGTACGAGCGACTCAAAGAAAACCTGGAATCCCTCAAAATGCGCAATACCCTGGAGATCATCGACAACTACCTGGAACGAGCTATCAAGGATGAACTCAACATTGTGGATGTCCTCGATCATATCTTCACCGAAGAGGCTAGGAGCAAGCGTCAGAGAGCTTACGAGAAGCAGATTCAGATGTCCGGCTTCCCCATCAAGAAGACCTTGGAGGACTTTGATTTCTCTTTTCAACCCTCCATCGACAAGCGCCAGATCGACGAGCTTTCTACCATGCGGTTCGTGGAGAATGCTGAGAATGTAGTGTTTTTGGGGCCACCTGGCGTTGGCAAAACCCATCTGGCCAATGCGCTGGGTATGGTTGCCGCCAAAAACCGCTACTCCACCTACTACATCAACTGCCATACCCTCATTGAGCAGCTGAAGAAAAGCCACTACGAGAATCGGCTACCAGACAAACTCCGCACCCTCATCCGTTACAAGGTGCTCATCATCGACGAAATTGGGTATTTGCCCATGGATATTCAAGGCGCTAACTTGTTCTTTCAACTCATTGCCAAAAGATACGAGAAAGCCTCTACCATCTTTACCTCAAACAAGACTTTTTCCCAGTGGAATGAAGTTTTTGCCGATGTTACCATTGCTTCCGCTATCCTCGACAGAGTGCTTCACCACTGTACCGTCATCAACATCAAGGGCGAAAGTTATCGCCTGAAAGAGCGCAAAGAGTACATGAAGCAAAAGCAGCAAATCGTCAATACCTTGTTTGAGCAGAACGCTCAGTAA
- the istA gene encoding IS21 family transposase: protein MDIRSDRQKGMSYTEIARKYNIDPRTAKRYAQADTKPVYSLTDPKPSKLDPYKEQIDVWLEEAPYSALRILEKIKEMGFPGEYSIVKHYVRGKKGQLDEKATVRFETMPGLQGQVDWAFFEDHVVLEDGKQKKLYCFLMVLGYSRMRYIEFVTDMSTNTLIRCHQNAFRYFHGYPEEILYDNMKQVVVKRLLRQEDSTLNRQFEDFAGFYGFKPVLCRPYRGQTKGKVERTVAFVRDNFMVGIRYNSLDDLNGQAVAWCNKVNGKVHATTNEIPFERLKKEGLSPLSREYIIDKINLRRVQKDCLISYAGNQYSVPAEYVGRDVAVVALDNMLAAYYEGKQIALHRISYQKKDMVVNAQHYRRLTLKQSFDIENTLLDGDNVIDFPIRPPSLSAYDEVAEVAQYE from the coding sequence ATGGACATCCGAAGCGACCGCCAAAAAGGAATGAGCTACACAGAGATCGCCCGCAAGTACAACATAGACCCACGCACAGCAAAACGATATGCCCAGGCCGACACAAAACCGGTGTACAGCCTGACAGATCCCAAGCCATCAAAACTGGATCCATACAAAGAACAGATTGACGTGTGGCTGGAAGAAGCGCCGTATTCGGCGCTGCGGATACTGGAGAAGATCAAGGAAATGGGATTTCCGGGAGAATACTCCATCGTGAAGCACTACGTGCGAGGGAAAAAAGGACAGTTGGATGAGAAAGCAACGGTGCGGTTTGAGACGATGCCGGGGCTACAAGGCCAGGTGGACTGGGCATTCTTTGAAGATCATGTTGTGCTGGAAGATGGGAAACAGAAGAAGCTGTACTGCTTCCTGATGGTGCTGGGATACTCCCGGATGCGGTACATAGAATTTGTGACGGACATGAGCACCAACACGCTGATCCGCTGCCACCAGAACGCATTTCGGTACTTTCACGGCTACCCGGAGGAGATACTGTACGACAACATGAAGCAGGTGGTCGTCAAGCGTCTGCTCCGGCAGGAGGACAGCACGCTCAACCGACAATTTGAGGATTTTGCTGGATTCTACGGGTTCAAGCCGGTATTGTGCCGACCCTACCGGGGCCAGACAAAGGGCAAGGTGGAGCGGACAGTGGCGTTTGTTCGGGATAATTTCATGGTGGGAATCCGGTACAATTCGCTTGACGACCTAAACGGACAGGCCGTGGCATGGTGCAACAAGGTCAATGGGAAAGTGCACGCCACCACAAATGAGATTCCATTTGAGAGGCTAAAAAAAGAGGGCCTCAGCCCCCTTTCCAGAGAATATATCATCGACAAAATCAACCTGCGCCGGGTACAAAAAGACTGCCTCATCTCGTATGCCGGCAATCAGTATTCTGTACCAGCAGAATACGTCGGCAGAGATGTGGCAGTCGTAGCCCTGGACAACATGCTTGCCGCCTACTACGAAGGAAAGCAAATCGCCCTGCACCGCATATCGTACCAGAAAAAAGATATGGTAGTCAATGCCCAACATTACCGAAGATTAACCCTTAAGCAATCATTTGACATCGAAAACACCTTGCTGGACGGCGACAATGTCATTGATTTTCCTATCCGGCCGCCAAGTCTGTCCGCATACGATGAAGTAGCGGAGGTGGCGCAGTATGAGTGA
- a CDS encoding antirestriction protein ArdA, which translates to MDNRKIFEVELSRWNPSGANPSSEITLPATPYELADALEKARITGDTVYSTEVLSCRLDYLPQIIAPDTNLYELNHLAHRLSSLNTWELDCFEGMVMMDAVQLKYAPIPVERLISMTHSMAHCQIAYEAHDDQSLGKFYADNDFVPALEKVSDEVYAYLDFGKIGKEMREGEGGVFTPRGYVVQNGEIAAQYHSGDSVPLVKPDYAVLLRVTKGYFNAPAQEDTPAVYLKLPAEDAAFHQAMDAVGADSPEECAF; encoded by the coding sequence TTGGATAACAGAAAAATCTTTGAAGTAGAACTTAGCCGCTGGAATCCTTCTGGCGCAAACCCTTCGTCAGAAATTACGCTTCCCGCCACACCCTATGAACTGGCGGATGCATTGGAAAAGGCGAGAATTACCGGGGACACCGTTTATTCCACGGAGGTTCTAAGCTGTCGGCTGGACTATCTGCCGCAAATTATCGCCCCCGATACCAATCTATATGAGCTAAATCACCTCGCCCACCGGCTGTCTTCCCTGAACACATGGGAGTTGGACTGCTTCGAGGGCATGGTCATGATGGATGCTGTCCAACTCAAATATGCTCCTATTCCGGTGGAGCGGCTCATCAGCATGACCCACAGCATGGCGCATTGTCAGATTGCCTATGAAGCCCACGATGACCAATCACTCGGAAAGTTCTATGCCGACAACGATTTTGTACCGGCGCTGGAAAAGGTGTCGGATGAAGTCTACGCATATCTGGACTTCGGCAAAATCGGAAAGGAAATGCGTGAGGGCGAAGGCGGGGTATTTACCCCACGCGGCTACGTAGTGCAGAACGGCGAGATTGCCGCCCAATACCACAGCGGTGATTCTGTTCCTCTGGTAAAGCCGGATTACGCCGTGCTTCTCCGAGTAACCAAAGGATATTTCAACGCCCCCGCACAGGAAGATACACCGGCTGTTTACCTGAAGCTCCCTGCCGAAGATGCGGCGTTCCATCAAGCGATGGATGCCGTTGGCGCTGATTCCCCGGAGGAATGTGCATTTTAA
- a CDS encoding DUF4314 domain-containing protein, which produces MKYNENFLKRVREQYPPGTRIRLTEMKDPYAPVPPGTEGQVNFVDDAAQIHMKWSNGRTLALIPGEDSFTVIPQPIQTLKLYMPLTVMEYGRDEWGSMEEYPTELDQRTVLSYHDQILAAIFKERRPEETERGLMEYYHGDDSISHKVKSLFFTVEQVGSQLMGVAECRVQGALNDAELAQLREYTSGQASDGFGEGFEQRPIKIGENELYVSLWSSNRSWSIMTQEELDQGQQMGGMQLS; this is translated from the coding sequence ATGAAGTACAACGAGAATTTCTTGAAAAGAGTCAGGGAGCAATATCCGCCCGGTACCCGCATTCGTCTGACGGAGATGAAGGACCCCTATGCCCCTGTGCCGCCCGGAACGGAGGGCCAAGTGAATTTTGTAGACGATGCCGCCCAAATCCACATGAAATGGAGCAACGGCCGCACTCTTGCCCTCATCCCCGGTGAGGACAGCTTCACGGTCATTCCCCAGCCGATCCAAACCCTCAAGCTGTATATGCCGCTTACCGTGATGGAATACGGGCGTGACGAATGGGGCTCTATGGAGGAATACCCGACGGAGCTTGACCAGCGCACCGTGCTCTCCTACCACGATCAAATCCTTGCAGCCATTTTCAAGGAGCGAAGGCCGGAGGAAACGGAACGCGGGCTTATGGAGTATTACCATGGGGACGACAGTATAAGTCATAAAGTGAAGTCTCTCTTTTTCACAGTGGAGCAGGTCGGCAGCCAGCTAATGGGTGTAGCTGAATGCAGGGTACAAGGAGCTTTGAATGATGCGGAACTGGCACAGCTCAGGGAGTATACTTCCGGCCAGGCATCGGATGGATTCGGTGAGGGCTTTGAACAGCGCCCTATAAAAATAGGCGAAAATGAGCTTTATGTGAGCCTTTGGAGCAGCAATCGTAGCTGGAGTATCATGACGCAGGAGGAGCTGGATCAGGGTCAGCAGATGGGCGGTATGCAGCTGTCATGA
- the mnmA gene encoding tRNA 2-thiouridine(34) synthase MnmA: MGNKKKVLVGMSGGVDSAVTALLLLEQGYEVVGVTFRLWTPELAEDAPESGCCSLDDVNDARKVCAALGIPHYVMNFKELFQDTVIKPFVEEYRLGRTPNPCIDCNRYIKFGAFVEKAKAMGFDCIATGHYAAVIKDETTGRYRLRQCSQLKKDQSYVLYSLTQEQMAHLLLPLGELSKEQVRELAQQAGLGVSSKPDSQDICFVPQGNYADFLTKYTGNFCTPGNFVDTSGKILGQHKGIWYYTIGQRKGLGISFGRPVFVKAIDPVNNTVTLAENHEVFQKELIVDQVNLIDWEELTEPQKLSVKIRYTHKPALASVEPLPENRVRVIFDTPQRAVTPGQAAVFYNGDYVSGGGTIV, encoded by the coding sequence ATGGGAAATAAGAAGAAGGTTTTGGTGGGAATGAGCGGCGGCGTTGATAGTGCTGTCACGGCGCTGTTGCTGTTGGAGCAGGGCTATGAGGTTGTGGGGGTTACCTTCCGTCTGTGGACCCCTGAGCTGGCGGAGGATGCCCCTGAATCCGGCTGTTGTTCATTGGACGATGTTAACGATGCCCGCAAGGTTTGTGCCGCTCTCGGCATTCCTCATTATGTGATGAACTTCAAGGAGCTGTTCCAGGATACGGTGATAAAGCCCTTTGTGGAAGAATACCGGCTTGGACGTACACCCAACCCGTGTATTGACTGCAACCGTTATATCAAATTCGGGGCCTTTGTGGAAAAGGCCAAGGCAATGGGCTTCGATTGTATTGCAACGGGGCATTACGCCGCTGTTATTAAGGATGAAACCACCGGGCGATACCGCCTGCGCCAGTGCAGCCAGCTTAAAAAAGACCAGAGTTATGTGCTCTATAGCTTAACGCAGGAACAAATGGCCCATCTTCTTCTGCCCTTGGGGGAGCTTTCCAAGGAGCAGGTGCGTGAGCTTGCCCAACAGGCGGGGCTTGGGGTTTCCAGCAAGCCGGATAGCCAGGATATCTGTTTTGTGCCACAAGGGAATTATGCGGATTTTTTGACCAAATACACCGGCAATTTCTGCACTCCCGGGAATTTTGTGGATACTTCCGGCAAGATTTTGGGGCAGCATAAGGGGATTTGGTATTATACCATTGGCCAGAGGAAAGGGCTGGGGATATCCTTTGGGCGGCCTGTATTTGTAAAAGCTATTGATCCGGTCAACAATACTGTCACCTTGGCGGAGAATCATGAGGTTTTTCAGAAGGAACTGATTGTGGATCAGGTGAACCTGATCGATTGGGAAGAGCTAACCGAGCCCCAGAAGCTTTCGGTGAAGATACGCTATACCCATAAGCCGGCTTTGGCCAGCGTTGAGCCACTCCCAGAAAACCGGGTGCGGGTTATTTTTGATACTCCACAGCGGGCGGTGACCCCCGGACAAGCGGCTGTTTTTTATAACGGAGACTATGTATCTGGCGGTGGAACCATTGTCTGA